One genomic segment of Impatiens glandulifera chromosome 6, dImpGla2.1, whole genome shotgun sequence includes these proteins:
- the LOC124943615 gene encoding ABC transporter I family member 20-like has protein sequence MTAKITCSYATINFWRKEVAFAGFGVSLMDREDECRYAGLLKPYKVLLARADLLKFLKNKCEERGASIIYATHTFDWPSHIVYVARGELQLALPMEEVKEESKLSLIRTVEKWLRKERDEDRKMWSERKAKGLPEFEREVNGSCVIGDPARCGAYTINNGWAAGRLNSTIVGGDNFILSSNRVLR, from the exons ATGACGGCGAAGATTACCTGTTCCTATGCTACTATCAACTTT tGGAGAAAAGAGGTTGCCTTTGCGGGTTTTGGG GTATCTCTGATGGACAGAGAAGATGAGTGCAGATATGCGGGTCTATTAAAACCATATAAG GTTCTTCTTGCAAGGGCCGATCTACtgaaatttcttaaaaataagtGTGAAGAAAGAGGAGCATCGATTATTTATGCTACTCATACATTCGATTGGCCTTCCCACATT GTTTACGTCGCTCGTGGGGAGTTGCAGTTGGCTTTGCCAATGGAAGAAGTTAAGGAAGAAAGTAAATTGTCATTAata AGAACTGTTGAGAAATGGCTGAGGAAAGAAAGAGACGAGGATAGAAAGATGTGGAGCGAGAGAAAGGCAAAAGGTCTGCCTGAATTTGAGAGAGAAGTGAATGGTAGTTGTGTAATTGGAGATCCAGCCCGATGTGGTGCCTATACAATCAACAATGGTTGGGCTGCTGGAAGATTGAATTCCACTATTGTTGGTGGAGATAATTTTATCCTAAGTTCTAATAGAGTTCTTAGGTAG